From the genome of Sphingobacterium kitahiroshimense, one region includes:
- a CDS encoding SusC/RagA family TonB-linked outer membrane protein, giving the protein MNNFYKDGRVHAYLKGVIKSIYTIINKCINYGVFPKYTIVKKALENNIAHATNADLVFRLYDAGEGMVILRDCLVPEYGLALQSIGTSLITDRQYTEQTVIKEHRKGKQGVTESARRSLQELKNKPRNGNESVINKQQNTTEIAEGKQRKTRKMRRLETSDFFLTNLTPTSKFLRLGFESASGFHRLQCMKSRSTVEQKSSGGRRKGQDREEKVSRSLLDVANSKSKHCPSGTRSIPAFNLLRTLFYLRTSLHRMCAVLLPSMHKGRDGAGTLQVLCSYGETYYKGKRRLKESPNKIRTNGFAFLLIFIKNVLAKIGLAVRSEYGLFTNALLKRYQKGTGNVLESYQRATEVNSLAVLRLACARQVREFGCSCVAQAYVMRMLNTGNAWIVRKTVPIYALLTHYQRFIYASSLLNPYAESALSKIRRFKRSNFFCWASEWFCINNQSNRLKCFSNQIQGGVRDYVNEAFVLRLTKSTFSAVLLLLLMMTFGSVSAQAQNKQNYVLQGTVISAVDKKPLQAVSVRVEADNVKTSTKKDGSFSVAVTQRTGKVKFTSVGYKTLELDYTSGVVLHVQLNPVENQLDEVEVVSTGYQKIPKERATGSFEVLTNEQLNISKSSHFINRLEGLSPSLRFEKRVPNLKPEEQLYQRGNSTLLGAWSPLIILDNFPYEGDLSNINPNDIENITILKDAAAASIWGTRSGNGVIVITSKSGSKTDRIQLDLSSNFQIGQKPDIYKLPHMSSKDFIESEEFLFENNYYDWMINYPDYTLSPIVSLLDKVRSGKIDQESYQQQKIAFEKNDVRDDYMNYIYRNNITQQYFASLAYGSKKMDFRGSLGFDKSLESIKNNNSDRISAKFVSSIRPTDRFSVDFNIAFSDNGKKGQGSDSKVGYGSLYSGAGKSFYPYLRLVDDHGVGIDLETVTFRKSYIDTLAGGRLFPERYNIMNELYASENNTRITDATLSIAASYKFSKPWELITSYQFQRSLSKTTNLESLDSYYTQHYINLYTQFTPNSLTYNVPVGDIYSKRIGDLTSHYLRAIVKFDKELGAGVLNVLGGAELKSMDNRIEGYKLYGYHADRIEFTLVDFKSSFPLLNGFQGRAQIFNGNKIEEYKQRFVSLFINGSYILHNRYVVSGSVRRDAANLFGVASNRKWQPLWSLGAAWEISKEEFFPKGTFSYLKLRTTYGVNGNITTQISAYPTIAYDGVFPYTGYTNAYMVNPPNPDYRAERVGIFNVGVDFAMTNGRINGNVEFYNKEAKDLVALANIDPTTGFYTQAVNIANFRNQGVELNLQSTNIVAGDYKWNSNLIFTYGKSVVTKYNYKHSSVSSYMWATTAPNPVVGRDLYGLYAFRFAGLDHETGAPLGYYNGEMSQDYSKIMSVGIEDVNYMGSSVPLYAGFLANTFSWRSWSLRANLQYKLKYFYRRQSINYNGLAQYWQMQDDFNLRWKKPGDEMHTNVPAFIYPMNGQRDQFYQNSEVLIEPADHVRLKDINLQYQLNLHSKSFRSIQLYVNADNLNLMVWRKSKYKNDPDFNFLIPTPRLYTIGAKASF; this is encoded by the coding sequence ATGAACAATTTTTATAAGGATGGGAGAGTACATGCCTATTTGAAGGGTGTTATCAAATCCATTTATACGATAATAAATAAGTGCATTAATTACGGGGTATTTCCTAAATATACCATTGTTAAAAAAGCGCTAGAAAATAATATTGCACATGCAACTAATGCTGATTTAGTCTTTCGTTTATACGATGCTGGTGAAGGTATGGTTATCCTTAGGGACTGCCTTGTACCTGAGTATGGGCTGGCTCTGCAATCCATTGGTACATCTTTGATAACTGATCGTCAATATACCGAACAAACGGTAATAAAAGAGCACAGAAAAGGCAAGCAAGGTGTAACGGAGTCTGCAAGGAGAAGCCTCCAAGAATTAAAGAATAAGCCTAGAAATGGTAATGAATCGGTAATAAACAAGCAACAAAATACCACAGAAATAGCAGAAGGTAAGCAAAGAAAGACTAGAAAAATGAGAAGGCTAGAAACTTCTGATTTTTTCTTAACCAACTTAACACCAACTTCTAAGTTTCTGCGACTGGGCTTCGAGTCGGCCTCGGGATTTCATCGGCTACAGTGCATGAAAAGTCGAAGCACGGTCGAACAAAAGTCAAGTGGAGGTAGAAGAAAAGGTCAAGACAGGGAAGAGAAAGTTAGTAGAAGTTTGCTGGATGTGGCAAACAGCAAATCGAAGCATTGTCCATCAGGTACCCGCTCTATACCGGCTTTTAACCTGCTTCGAACCTTGTTTTACCTCCGGACGTCGTTGCACCGTATGTGCGCCGTACTTTTGCCGTCGATGCACAAGGGAAGGGACGGTGCAGGTACTTTGCAAGTGTTGTGCAGTTACGGGGAAACGTACTACAAGGGTAAAAGAAGGTTAAAAGAAAGTCCGAACAAGATCCGAACCAATGGCTTTGCTTTTTTATTGATTTTCATAAAGAATGTACTTGCTAAAATCGGTCTTGCTGTACGGTCAGAGTACGGCTTATTCACGAATGCCCTACTGAAAAGGTACCAAAAGGGTACTGGGAATGTACTGGAGAGCTACCAAAGAGCTACTGAGGTTAATAGCTTAGCAGTGCTACGACTGGCATGCGCTAGGCAAGTACGGGAATTTGGTTGTTCATGTGTTGCTCAAGCGTACGTAATGCGTATGCTAAATACTGGTAATGCATGGATAGTGCGTAAAACGGTACCCATTTACGCACTACTAACGCACTATCAACGCTTTATCTATGCTTCATCCCTACTTAATCCCTACGCGGAAAGCGCATTATCTAAAATAAGAAGATTTAAGCGCTCCAATTTCTTTTGTTGGGCATCTGAGTGGTTTTGCATTAATAATCAGTCTAATCGCTTAAAATGCTTTTCAAATCAAATACAAGGAGGTGTTAGGGATTATGTGAATGAGGCTTTTGTGCTTCGATTGACAAAATCAACGTTTTCAGCAGTATTGCTTTTACTGCTGATGATGACTTTCGGATCGGTATCCGCACAAGCTCAGAATAAGCAAAATTATGTGTTGCAGGGAACGGTTATTTCTGCTGTAGATAAGAAGCCGTTACAAGCTGTATCCGTGCGTGTTGAAGCAGATAACGTGAAGACATCGACAAAGAAAGATGGTTCTTTCAGCGTCGCTGTCACTCAGCGTACGGGCAAAGTGAAGTTTACATCTGTCGGCTATAAAACCCTAGAGCTGGATTATACGTCCGGAGTGGTATTGCATGTGCAACTAAATCCTGTTGAAAATCAGCTTGACGAGGTTGAAGTGGTGTCTACAGGATACCAAAAAATACCAAAAGAAAGAGCGACCGGGAGCTTTGAAGTCCTAACGAATGAACAGCTAAATATCAGTAAATCTTCTCATTTTATTAATCGATTGGAAGGATTGTCACCTTCGCTACGATTTGAAAAACGTGTACCTAACCTGAAGCCTGAAGAGCAACTTTATCAACGTGGAAATTCGACACTTTTAGGGGCATGGAGTCCATTGATCATTTTGGATAATTTCCCTTATGAAGGAGACCTGAGTAATATCAATCCCAATGATATAGAAAATATAACGATTCTTAAAGATGCTGCTGCCGCTTCGATATGGGGGACACGTTCAGGAAATGGTGTGATTGTGATTACTTCTAAGTCGGGCAGTAAAACCGATCGTATACAATTGGACCTAAGTTCCAATTTCCAAATTGGACAAAAACCTGATATTTATAAACTGCCCCATATGTCGAGTAAGGATTTTATCGAGTCGGAAGAATTTCTATTTGAAAATAACTACTACGATTGGATGATCAATTATCCTGACTACACATTATCGCCTATTGTTAGCTTACTGGATAAAGTCCGTTCTGGAAAAATCGATCAGGAGAGCTATCAGCAACAAAAGATTGCATTTGAAAAAAATGATGTTCGGGATGATTACATGAACTATATCTACCGTAATAACATTACCCAGCAATATTTTGCAAGTTTAGCATACGGAAGTAAAAAGATGGATTTTAGAGGTAGTCTGGGATTTGATAAATCACTTGAAAGTATTAAAAATAATAATTCAGACCGAATCAGTGCTAAGTTTGTTAGTAGTATTCGACCAACGGATCGATTTTCAGTTGATTTCAATATCGCATTTTCAGATAACGGAAAGAAGGGACAGGGAAGTGACTCTAAAGTTGGATATGGTTCCCTATATTCAGGTGCAGGAAAATCTTTTTATCCTTACTTACGCCTTGTTGATGATCATGGCGTAGGTATTGATCTGGAAACTGTCACTTTTCGGAAATCGTATATTGATACGCTTGCCGGTGGCCGGCTCTTTCCGGAGCGTTATAATATCATGAATGAACTGTATGCGAGCGAAAATAATACACGCATCACTGATGCGACATTGAGTATAGCGGCCAGCTATAAATTCAGTAAACCTTGGGAGCTCATTACTTCTTATCAATTTCAGCGGTCATTAAGCAAAACCACAAATCTGGAATCGCTTGATTCGTACTATACCCAGCATTATATTAATTTATACACCCAATTTACACCTAATTCTTTAACCTATAATGTACCTGTAGGTGATATTTATAGTAAACGAATTGGCGATCTCACTTCACATTATTTAAGAGCAATTGTAAAGTTTGATAAAGAACTGGGAGCAGGTGTTCTAAATGTATTGGGAGGAGCAGAGTTAAAAAGTATGGATAACCGTATTGAAGGCTATAAACTGTATGGTTATCATGCAGATCGTATCGAGTTTACACTTGTTGATTTTAAATCAAGTTTCCCTTTGTTAAATGGATTTCAGGGTAGGGCTCAGATCTTCAATGGCAATAAAATAGAAGAATATAAGCAACGGTTCGTGTCACTTTTTATCAATGGATCGTATATCCTCCATAACCGGTATGTAGTTTCCGGTAGCGTCCGCCGTGATGCAGCGAATCTATTTGGCGTTGCTTCTAACCGTAAATGGCAACCGCTTTGGTCACTGGGTGCCGCCTGGGAGATCAGTAAAGAAGAGTTCTTTCCTAAAGGAACTTTTTCATACCTAAAACTCAGGACTACCTATGGTGTGAACGGAAATATAACGACCCAGATATCGGCCTATCCAACAATTGCATACGATGGCGTTTTTCCGTATACAGGATATACGAACGCCTACATGGTCAATCCGCCAAATCCAGATTATCGTGCCGAACGTGTAGGGATTTTTAATGTGGGCGTAGATTTCGCGATGACCAATGGACGTATAAATGGGAATGTTGAGTTTTATAATAAAGAGGCAAAGGATCTGGTTGCATTAGCCAATATTGATCCGACAACTGGTTTTTATACGCAAGCAGTCAATATTGCTAATTTTAGGAATCAGGGTGTTGAACTGAATCTGCAGAGTACCAATATTGTCGCAGGAGATTACAAATGGAATTCTAATCTGATATTTACCTATGGTAAGAGTGTGGTTACCAAATATAATTACAAACATTCGAGTGTTTCCAGTTATATGTGGGCTACCACTGCGCCTAATCCAGTTGTCGGTAGGGATCTGTACGGCCTATATGCATTTCGCTTTGCAGGATTAGACCATGAAACCGGAGCTCCATTGGGCTATTATAATGGTGAGATGTCTCAGGATTATTCCAAAATCATGTCTGTGGGCATAGAAGATGTCAACTACATGGGGTCCAGCGTACCTTTATACGCAGGGTTTCTAGCTAATACTTTCTCATGGAGATCATGGTCTTTACGTGCCAATCTACAATATAAATTAAAGTATTTCTACAGACGCCAAAGCATCAATTATAATGGCTTAGCGCAATACTGGCAAATGCAAGATGATTTTAACCTGCGGTGGAAAAAGCCCGGTGATGAAATGCATACCAATGTGCCTGCTTTTATATATCCGATGAATGGTCAAAGAGACCAGTTTTATCAAAATTCAGAAGTCTTGATTGAACCTGCTGACCATGTCAGGTTAAAAGATATCAACTTGCAGTATCAGCTGAATCTCCATTCGAAGAGCTTCAGATCAATACAGCTTTATGTGAATGCTGATAACCTCAATCTGATGGTATGGCGCAAATCAAAATATAAAAACGATCCTGATTTTAACTTCTTGATCCCTACACCTAGACTTTATACAATAGGTGCCAAGGCATCATTTTAA
- a CDS encoding helix-turn-helix domain-containing protein, which translates to MITESNDNEIFTTIGKNLHTVRHSLKLTLEAVASEIDVTYPVLSKIENGRYLGLSIGLLKKLCNYYKITIAQVLDIEGHQIFNYSQYINQPAGNHSMTNNIADGYELAIQSLKEQIEYLKNQNQDLLNKLLNTK; encoded by the coding sequence ATGATTACTGAAAGCAATGACAACGAGATTTTTACTACCATAGGTAAAAACCTACATACAGTTCGACACTCCCTTAAATTAACACTTGAGGCGGTTGCATCTGAAATAGATGTTACCTATCCAGTTCTAAGTAAAATTGAGAATGGTCGATACTTGGGGCTTAGTATTGGATTATTAAAGAAGTTATGCAATTATTATAAAATTACGATAGCTCAAGTTCTAGATATAGAAGGGCATCAAATTTTTAATTATTCACAATATATAAATCAACCTGCGGGTAATCATTCTATGACGAATAACATAGCAGATGGATATGAACTAGCTATTCAGTCACTTAAAGAACAAATCGAATATTTAAAAAACCAAAATCAAGATTTGCTAAATAAATTATTAAACACAAAATAG
- a CDS encoding helix-turn-helix domain-containing protein translates to MINNTIDIIALIRIAGRNIEALRNIKKKSVESLAQELGLTKEELIGIEEGTVEDLSLKKLSEIANYFNCTLQQLLDLQIVQILNHSQYIAGGDREVKYTQELKGGYDEYIKHLKEEIHELKRTKSER, encoded by the coding sequence ATGATAAATAATACCATTGATATAATAGCTCTTATCAGAATAGCTGGTAGAAATATTGAAGCTCTTCGTAACATCAAAAAGAAATCTGTCGAATCTTTAGCACAAGAACTAGGCCTAACCAAGGAAGAATTAATTGGAATTGAAGAAGGTACTGTTGAGGATTTATCTCTTAAAAAATTATCAGAGATAGCTAATTATTTTAATTGCACTTTACAACAGTTATTAGATCTTCAAATAGTCCAAATACTTAATCATAGTCAATATATTGCTGGTGGTGATCGAGAAGTTAAATATACACAGGAATTAAAAGGTGGTTATGATGAGTACATCAAACACCTCAAAGAAGAGATCCATGAGTTAAAGAGAACAAAATCAGAAAGGTAG